The following nucleotide sequence is from Pseudomonas sessilinigenes.
TATCGTCTGCTCAACCACGGTCCCACCGTCCTGGTCAGCGCCGCCCATGAAGGGCAGCGCAACATCATGGCCGCCGCCTGGGGCATGCCCCTGGATTTCCAACCGCCGAAGGTCGCGGTGGTGCTCGACAAGAGCACCTGGACCCGGCAACTGCTGGAGGCGTCCGGCAGCTTCGTACTCAACGTGCCTTGTGTGGAACAGGTCGATATCACCCAGAGCCTGGGCAACAGCTCAGGGTTGGAGATGAGCCGGGCCGGTCGAGATAAATTCAGCGCCTACGGCCTGGCCACCTTCGCCGGCCAGGCCTGTGCCGCGCCGTTGCTGGAAGGTTGCGTGGCCTGGCTGGAGTGCCGATTGCTACCCGAGCCCCACAACCACCAGCAATACGATTTGTTCCTCGGCGAAGTGATTGCCGCCCAGGCCGACTCGCGAGTGTTCAGCGAGGGGCGTTGGCACTTCGACGGCCATGATCGGCTGCGCACCCTGCACCATGTGGCCGGCGGGCATTTCCTGGCCATTGGCGACAGCCTTGACGGGCGCCAGCTACCGTTGGCTGGCGATGTGTGAACCAGGGACTGGGCATAGCCGCGCAGGCGTTGCCGTCTAGGATCGTCCATGCCGGTGCGCTTATAGCTGCGCGGTGCTGGCCAGCGCCCCTGGCGGGTGTTTGAATCGGCACCGGGCATTTCTAACAAGGGATTTTTATGCACGATGTTTTTCAGCGCCTGGTGCAACTGTTGGACAGTCACCAGGCCCGTTACCGGGTGATCGAACATCCGGCCGAAGGGCAGTCGGCGCGGGTCGCCGAGATTCGCGGCACCGAGCCGGGCCAGGGGGCCAAGGCCATGCTGTGTGGCCTCAAGGGCGGTGACGATGCCTACGCCCTGGTGATCCTGTCCGGGGACCAGAAGCTGGACATGAAGAAAGTCGGCGCGGCCCTGGGAGGCAAGAAAGCCCAGCTCGTGGCGCCGGAGCTGGCCCGGGAGCTGACGGGCTGCGTGATCGGAGCCATCCCACCGCTGAGCTTCGATCCACGGATCTTGCTGATCGTCGATCCGCAGCTGACTTCGCGCTATGAACAAATCGCCTTCAATGCCGGGCGCCTGGATGCATCCATGGTGCTGTCCACCGAGGACTACCTGCGGATCGCCCAGCCGCGCCTGCTCAGTGTGACCCAGGATGCGCCGGAAGAGGGCTGACGTGCCTTACCAGCTCACCTGGCCCAGGGCCGCGGCGAATGTGGTGAGTTTTGCCGAGCACTGGCGCGAGGGCGGGTAGACCAGCGACAGCTCGCGGCTGCGCCCGTCGTATGCCTGGAGAATGGGCCGCAGGCGCCCGTCGTCCAGGGCCTCGCGCACGGCGAACTCCATCAGTTGGGCGATGCCGAAACCACCCAGCACGGCGTCCACCAGGGCATCGCCGATATCGAAGATCAAACGCCCCGTGACCGCCAGGTCCAGGGGCTTGCCCTGGTCCATGAATTGCCATTCCACCAGCCGGCCGCTGCGCAGGTTGCGCACGGCCAGGCAGTTGTGGCGTTGCAGCTCGGCCAGGTCCCGAGGCGTGCCGTGGCGTTCCAGGTAGGCCGGCGCCGCCACCGTGACCCATCGCAGCGGCGCCAGGGGGCGGGCGATCAGGCGCTGGTCCTGGATGGTTCCGGTACGCAGCACGGCATCGAAACCTTCATCGACGATATCCACGATCCGGTCGGTCATCACCGCCTCGATGCTCAAGGCCGGATAACGCTCGGTCAGGCCGCCGATCACCGGCATCACCACCTTGCGTCCGAACAGTGAGGGTGTGCTGATCTTCAGCACGCCGGTGGGTGAGTCGCGGCGTTCCAACAGCAGGCTCTCGGTCTGGGCCAGTTCCGCCAGCAGCGGCCCGGCACGCTCCACCAGCATCTGGCCGTCCGGGGTCAGGCTGACGCTGCGGGTGTTGCGTTGCAGCAGGCGCACGCCCAACTGCTGTTCCAGGCGCGAGATGGCCCGGGACAGGCCGGACTGGGTCAGCCCCAGGTCCCCGGCGGCGCGGGTGAAGCTGCGGGTTTCGGCCACTCGGACCAGCAGGCGCAGGGCGTTCAGATCCATGATTAAAGTCATTACTGAAAGAAAGAATCGCTTGTTTATCATTTAAAACGCATCGATGAAACTGGCCGCCGTCATTTCATCCGAGGAGTCCCGCGATGTCCGCGAACCCACTAGCCAAGCCGTCGGGCTGGATGCTGCTGTTGCTGGCCACGGCCCAGCTGATCATTGCCCTGGACGCCACCATCGTCTTCGTTGCCTTGCCGGAGATCGGCCAGCGCCTGGGCTTTTCCGCCCAGCAGCTGCAATGGGTGGTCAGTGCCTACAGCGTGACCTTCGGCGGCTTCCTGCTGCTGGGCGGCCGGGCGGCGGACCTGTTGGGCAAGCGGCGTTTCTACATCGTCGGCCAGGGGCTCTATGCCCTGGCGTCGCTGGCAGGCGGCCTGGGGGGCAGCGCCTTGTTGCTGG
It contains:
- a CDS encoding flavin reductase family protein, whose amino-acid sequence is MPAFRRSVPLDKAYRLLNHGPTVLVSAAHEGQRNIMAAAWGMPLDFQPPKVAVVLDKSTWTRQLLEASGSFVLNVPCVEQVDITQSLGNSSGLEMSRAGRDKFSAYGLATFAGQACAAPLLEGCVAWLECRLLPEPHNHQQYDLFLGEVIAAQADSRVFSEGRWHFDGHDRLRTLHHVAGGHFLAIGDSLDGRQLPLAGDV
- a CDS encoding YbaK/prolyl-tRNA synthetase associated domain-containing protein — translated: MHDVFQRLVQLLDSHQARYRVIEHPAEGQSARVAEIRGTEPGQGAKAMLCGLKGGDDAYALVILSGDQKLDMKKVGAALGGKKAQLVAPELARELTGCVIGAIPPLSFDPRILLIVDPQLTSRYEQIAFNAGRLDASMVLSTEDYLRIAQPRLLSVTQDAPEEG
- a CDS encoding LysR family transcriptional regulator — its product is MDLNALRLLVRVAETRSFTRAAGDLGLTQSGLSRAISRLEQQLGVRLLQRNTRSVSLTPDGQMLVERAGPLLAELAQTESLLLERRDSPTGVLKISTPSLFGRKVVMPVIGGLTERYPALSIEAVMTDRIVDIVDEGFDAVLRTGTIQDQRLIARPLAPLRWVTVAAPAYLERHGTPRDLAELQRHNCLAVRNLRSGRLVEWQFMDQGKPLDLAVTGRLIFDIGDALVDAVLGGFGIAQLMEFAVREALDDGRLRPILQAYDGRSRELSLVYPPSRQCSAKLTTFAAALGQVSW